In one Lachnospiraceae bacterium GAM79 genomic region, the following are encoded:
- a CDS encoding U32 family peptidase gives MLNRPEILAPAGSMESLKAAVNAGADACYAGGNMFSARAFAGNFDTTELLEAIDYCHIHNVKLYMAVNTLLKNSEMKDLIPYLDPFYREGVDGIIVQDVGVIRSLSKAYPDLPLHGSTQMSVCSTYGAEFLKNLGMTRFVPARELSLNEIKSIKEAVDIEIETFVHGAMCFCYSGKCLMSSFAGGRSGNRGRCAQPCRKAYNSKQFNHEYALSMKDMCTLASLPQLIEAGIDSFKIEGRMKKPEYVAATVHAYSEITDECINGHLNEKRIAYHTDRLMDIYNRGGFSSGYYYMKNGKEMLANKRPNHTGTLIGKVEAVEAPFVYIRLERGIQAKDVLEIRTGTEQNIELTSNVTAQAGQKIRLNANNLRQIRKDMHVYRTRNNALIEDIGVRFIQKEKQTDIYGKVTAKIGEPITLELFSGVDDISVKVKGECISQAAKRPVEVTQIIDKLSKTGGTGFNFYLESECDENIFISLGSLNVLRREAVRRLEQALIGRYRRRVSDEMKPLYNSREDIKRKNEMKTDLKRAAGCYVSVKTMEQFQIVNNYEFVRHIIIDYNIIREAEVGKMNSEKKIYVAFPDILRENKKHNMKDLYFLAGMTDGIYVKNIDELGLLKEYGYKGTVLLDSFLYAYNDEAIRFYKDTFDNVIFVGSVELTHHELESLCTGTVERLYGYQPVMITAQCFINNYLDGCGYNRSKRFSFRDEKGNRFFSVNNCRDCYSIIYNGVPTDNVKQLTNNRNTDITNEYLIDFTIESVDQTKKVMDRLEKIQTGETDIESDELDYTRGHYIKGIE, from the coding sequence GAAAGATCTGATTCCTTACCTTGACCCTTTTTACAGGGAAGGTGTAGATGGGATTATTGTACAGGATGTTGGTGTTATAAGAAGTCTTTCAAAAGCATATCCTGATCTGCCTTTACATGGAAGTACGCAGATGAGTGTATGCAGTACTTACGGGGCAGAATTTCTTAAAAATCTGGGCATGACAAGATTTGTTCCTGCAAGGGAATTATCATTAAATGAAATAAAATCTATAAAAGAAGCAGTTGATATCGAGATAGAGACCTTTGTACATGGGGCGATGTGCTTTTGTTATTCCGGAAAATGCCTGATGAGCAGTTTTGCAGGCGGCAGAAGCGGCAATCGTGGACGTTGCGCACAACCTTGCAGAAAGGCTTATAACAGCAAACAATTTAATCATGAATATGCACTCAGCATGAAGGACATGTGTACACTTGCAAGCTTGCCACAGCTGATTGAGGCGGGTATTGACTCTTTTAAGATTGAAGGCAGAATGAAGAAACCGGAATATGTGGCTGCAACGGTTCATGCATATTCAGAGATTACAGATGAATGTATAAACGGACATTTGAATGAGAAGCGGATCGCATATCATACAGACAGGCTAATGGATATCTATAACCGGGGCGGTTTTTCGTCCGGTTATTATTATATGAAGAACGGAAAAGAAATGCTTGCGAACAAGCGCCCGAATCATACCGGAACTTTAATCGGTAAAGTAGAAGCGGTGGAAGCACCATTTGTCTATATTCGTCTGGAACGTGGAATTCAGGCAAAAGATGTCTTGGAGATCCGTACCGGTACAGAACAGAATATTGAACTGACATCCAATGTAACTGCACAGGCAGGACAGAAGATTCGACTGAATGCGAATAATCTCCGGCAGATTCGAAAAGATATGCATGTATACCGGACAAGAAACAATGCGCTGATCGAAGATATCGGTGTACGTTTTATACAGAAAGAAAAACAGACGGATATTTATGGAAAGGTAACAGCAAAAATCGGAGAGCCGATCACTTTGGAGCTGTTTTCAGGTGTGGACGATATCTCGGTAAAAGTTAAAGGAGAATGTATATCACAGGCTGCAAAACGTCCGGTTGAGGTGACGCAGATCATAGATAAGCTGTCAAAAACAGGCGGAACCGGTTTTAACTTTTATCTGGAATCAGAATGCGATGAGAATATCTTTATATCTCTTGGAAGTCTGAATGTATTAAGGCGGGAAGCTGTTCGCCGGTTGGAGCAGGCGCTGATCGGACGATATAGACGAAGGGTATCAGATGAGATGAAACCACTATATAACAGTCGGGAAGATATCAAGCGAAAAAATGAGATGAAAACCGATCTTAAAAGAGCTGCAGGTTGCTATGTGTCTGTAAAAACAATGGAACAATTTCAAATTGTTAATAATTATGAATTTGTACGTCATATCATTATCGATTATAATATAATACGTGAAGCAGAAGTCGGGAAGATGAACAGTGAGAAGAAAATTTATGTGGCGTTTCCTGATATCTTACGTGAAAACAAAAAGCATAACATGAAGGATCTTTATTTTCTGGCCGGAATGACAGATGGAATCTATGTAAAAAATATAGATGAACTGGGGCTTCTTAAAGAATACGGATATAAGGGAACTGTTCTGTTAGATTCTTTCCTGTATGCTTATAATGATGAAGCAATTCGCTTCTATAAGGATACATTTGATAATGTAATATTCGTGGGCTCGGTGGAACTGACTCATCATGAATTAGAAAGTCTTTGTACCGGTACGGTAGAACGGTTATACGGATATCAGCCGGTAATGATCACGGCACAGTGTTTTATCAATAATTATCTGGATGGCTGCGGTTATAACAGAAGCAAGCGCTTTTCGTTCCGGGATGAAAAGGGTAATCGCTTTTTCAGTGTAAATAATTGCAGAGATTGTTATTCAATTATCTATAACGGCGTACCGACAGATAATGTGAAGCAGTTGACAAATAACAGAAATACTGATATAACCAATGAATATTTGATTGATTTTACGATTGAATCCGTAGATCAGACGAAAAAGGTCATGGATCGATTGGAAAAGATTCAGACCGGTGAAACTGATATAGAATCGGATGAGTTAGATTATACAAGAGGACATTATATAAAGGGTATTGAATAA
- a CDS encoding FtsW/RodA/SpoVE family cell cycle protein → MATIITEISKYLIIFFMLLYTVKCFTVLKPVREDKKNHALNVQIFYVFIIHFLCYLTLFLKYKTVSIIIFYLLQMIVSIVYMVSYHGIYKKSSRLITNNMSFLLLIGYVMLTRLDFDLAKKQFAFATITLVITAFIPLIIVKCKNLKNWDIFYAVLGIGFLSTVFIPFLGVSKYGSMNWIQIGSISLQPMEFVKIIFVFFLASALNKARSFKDLIKVTVVSGLFMLVLVAEKDLGGAAIFVMIFIMMVYLATQKTMILIGGLGGAAVLATVGYMIFKNKFSHVTTRINAWLDPFSYINDAGYQICQSLFAIGSGGMEGRGLGKGLPTAIPVASSDFIFSAICEEFGVIFALCLILMYISCFIYFINISMKIRNTFYKNVAFGFTICFIFQTFLNIGGVTKFIPSTGVTLPLVSYGVSSVVSTLFLFGIIQGICVLENNGVGGNEEQTIYKQSNHEEVFSGE, encoded by the coding sequence ATGGCAACAATAATTACTGAAATTTCAAAATACTTGATTATATTTTTTATGCTTTTATATACAGTTAAATGTTTTACGGTCTTGAAGCCTGTAAGAGAAGATAAAAAAAATCATGCACTTAATGTACAGATTTTCTATGTATTTATCATACATTTTCTGTGTTATCTGACCCTGTTTTTAAAATATAAAACAGTCAGTATTATTATTTTTTATCTGTTACAGATGATCGTATCCATTGTATATATGGTGTCTTATCACGGAATATATAAGAAATCATCCAGATTGATCACAAATAACATGTCATTTTTACTTCTGATCGGATATGTTATGCTGACTAGACTGGATTTTGATCTGGCAAAAAAGCAGTTTGCTTTTGCTACGATCACATTAGTTATTACTGCATTTATTCCGCTTATTATTGTCAAATGCAAGAATCTTAAGAACTGGGATATTTTTTATGCAGTATTAGGAATCGGTTTCCTAAGTACGGTCTTTATTCCGTTTCTTGGAGTATCCAAATATGGTTCTATGAACTGGATCCAGATAGGATCGATCTCTTTGCAGCCGATGGAATTTGTTAAAATAATATTTGTATTTTTCCTTGCAAGTGCGCTTAATAAAGCGAGGAGTTTTAAGGATTTGATAAAGGTCACGGTTGTATCCGGATTATTTATGCTGGTGCTTGTTGCAGAAAAGGATCTTGGTGGTGCGGCTATCTTTGTTATGATCTTTATCATGATGGTATATCTTGCAACACAGAAGACGATGATCCTGATTGGAGGACTTGGCGGCGCGGCGGTTCTTGCAACTGTAGGATATATGATATTTAAGAACAAATTCAGTCATGTGACAACCCGAATCAATGCATGGTTAGATCCATTTTCTTATATTAATGATGCAGGTTATCAGATTTGTCAGTCGTTATTCGCCATTGGATCGGGTGGAATGGAAGGGCGCGGTCTGGGAAAAGGTTTACCGACTGCGATACCGGTTGCATCCAGTGATTTTATTTTTTCAGCAATCTGTGAGGAGTTCGGCGTAATCTTTGCACTTTGTCTGATCCTTATGTATATCAGTTGTTTTATTTATTTTATTAATATCTCAATGAAGATAAGAAATACTTTTTATAAAAATGTAGCATTTGGATTTACAATATGTTTTATATTCCAGACATTTTTAAATATTGGCGGTGTAACGAAGTTTATTCCTTCTACCGGTGTAACACTTCCGCTTGTCAGTTATGGTGTAAGTTCGGTAGTGAGCACATTATTCCTGTTTGGTATTATTCAGGGAATCTGTGTACTTGAAAATAATGGAGTTGGTGGCAATGAAGAACAAACGATCTACAAACAAAGCAATCATGAAGAAGTATTCTCAGGGGAGTAG
- a CDS encoding penicillin-binding protein 2 translates to MKNKRSTNKAIMKKYSQGSREEIEKKKNDKKNVPVLIVTYFVVFIFIGMMAHLIKYVIVDSDSDIANSYNKRQNLYAETVIKGQIISDDGVVLAETKTDDDGNETRVYPYSNMFAHAVGYDSNGQAGLEMASNYYLLTSNQNILYRVYHALSNKKNMGNNVITTLDYDLQSTAYNALGSNDGAIVAIEPSTGKIKVMVSKPDFDPNQITSVIEETANSDSSCLLNRATQGMYPPGSTFKILTTLEYIRENPNYKSYSYECEGEGIFNSVSIHCYNHKVHGTVGLEQSLAYSCNTSFSNIGTKLDMDALNKLCEDFLYNKELPYDGYYYKSSYSLTSKTDKSLIPQTVIGQGKTLITPLHNAMIMCAIANGGVLMKPYMMDRIENCDGSVVKKFSKSSYGRIISAKEAQTLTDLMRSVTDYGTASDYFSGADYTVAGKTGTAEFNENKDSHSWFIGFSNINNPDLVVCVLVENASNTGTSATSIARKIFDAYYD, encoded by the coding sequence ATGAAGAACAAACGATCTACAAACAAAGCAATCATGAAGAAGTATTCTCAGGGGAGTAGAGAAGAAATCGAAAAAAAGAAAAATGATAAAAAGAACGTTCCTGTACTTATAGTGACATATTTTGTTGTCTTTATCTTTATTGGAATGATGGCGCATCTGATCAAATATGTAATCGTGGATTCAGATTCTGATATCGCAAATTCCTACAATAAAAGACAGAACCTGTATGCGGAGACAGTTATCAAAGGACAGATTATTTCGGATGATGGTGTTGTTCTTGCGGAGACAAAGACAGATGACGATGGAAATGAAACAAGAGTTTATCCGTACAGCAATATGTTCGCCCATGCAGTCGGATATGACAGCAATGGTCAGGCAGGACTTGAGATGGCATCAAATTATTATCTGCTGACCTCGAATCAGAATATCCTATATCGTGTGTACCATGCATTATCAAATAAAAAGAACATGGGAAATAATGTTATAACTACATTAGATTATGATCTTCAGAGTACAGCTTATAATGCACTGGGAAGCAATGATGGCGCGATTGTTGCGATAGAGCCGTCTACCGGTAAGATCAAGGTGATGGTTTCCAAACCGGATTTTGACCCAAACCAGATTACATCTGTTATAGAAGAAACAGCAAATTCAGATAGTTCGTGCCTGTTAAATCGCGCAACACAGGGAATGTATCCACCGGGATCTACATTTAAGATACTTACAACCCTTGAATATATCAGGGAAAATCCAAATTACAAATCATATTCTTATGAATGTGAGGGTGAGGGAATCTTTAACAGTGTATCCATACATTGTTATAATCATAAAGTGCATGGAACGGTGGGTCTGGAACAGTCACTTGCATATTCCTGTAATACTTCATTTTCCAATATAGGTACAAAGCTTGATATGGATGCTTTAAACAAGCTATGTGAGGATTTCCTGTATAATAAAGAACTTCCGTATGACGGATATTATTATAAATCCAGCTATTCACTGACATCAAAGACAGATAAATCTCTGATTCCTCAGACTGTGATCGGGCAGGGAAAGACATTGATTACGCCGCTTCACAATGCGATGATCATGTGTGCGATCGCAAATGGCGGTGTTCTTATGAAGCCGTATATGATGGATCGAATTGAGAATTGTGACGGAAGCGTTGTAAAGAAATTCTCTAAGAGCTCTTATGGCAGGATCATTTCCGCAAAAGAGGCACAGACATTAACGGATCTTATGCGGTCTGTTACGGACTATGGAACAGCTTCTGATTATTTTTCAGGCGCAGATTATACGGTAGCCGGCAAAACGGGAACAGCGGAATTTAATGAAAATAAGGACTCCCATTCCTGGTTTATCGGGTTTTCAAATATTAACAATCCTGATCTGGTGGTCTGCGTTCTGGTGGAGAATGCGAGTAATACAGGAACTTCGGCGACGTCCATAGCCAGAAAGATATTTGATGCATATTATGATTAA
- a CDS encoding NUDIX domain-containing protein: protein MIEATSCGGVVIFRGKVLLLYKNYKNKYEGWVLPKGTVEKGEEHNQTALREVKEETGVSASIIKYVGKSNYTFNTAFDVVNKDVHWYLMMADSYYSKPQREEYFVDSGYYKYHEAYHLLKFPNEKDILEQAYAEYVELKRNNLWGSRKYF, encoded by the coding sequence GTGATCGAAGCAACAAGCTGCGGAGGTGTGGTAATCTTCAGAGGAAAAGTATTATTACTGTACAAAAACTACAAAAACAAATATGAAGGATGGGTTCTCCCGAAGGGTACAGTTGAAAAAGGTGAAGAGCATAACCAGACTGCACTCAGAGAAGTAAAAGAGGAGACAGGTGTTAGCGCATCTATTATTAAGTATGTAGGAAAAAGCAATTATACATTTAATACTGCTTTTGATGTGGTAAACAAGGATGTACACTGGTATCTGATGATGGCGGACAGCTATTACAGCAAACCGCAGCGTGAAGAATATTTTGTGGATTCCGGTTACTACAAGTATCATGAAGCCTACCACCTTCTGAAGTTTCCGAACGAAAAGGATATTCTGGAACAGGCATATGCAGAGTATGTAGAACTGAAACGGAATAATCTTTGGGGAAGCAGAAAGTATTTTTAA
- a CDS encoding class B sortase: MKESKEKADMDKRQPDQNSDYDDSLKNMKKKNGLFLNIILVLCILVFLGCGGYLGIYFYTNYKAETAFSAIKETVEDGDCTDDKGEPVYVTVQKKQVYKKYASVYEENPDFIGWLYIYGTRIDYPVMYTPNDEEYYIHRNFNGEYSAAGTLFAAANCSPTGEVSDNVILYGHNMKAGSMFHDLLKYEDENFYKEHKTIIFDTLDGPGTYTVIAAFYTKAYPEDDTEHYNIYSFINAESGTAFDDYVSRAKVNTPYTIEETASYGDHLLTLSTCAYHTDNGRFVVVAKKIDNSSRLQ, from the coding sequence ATGAAAGAATCAAAAGAAAAGGCAGACATGGATAAGAGACAGCCGGATCAGAATTCAGATTATGATGATTCGTTAAAAAATATGAAAAAAAAGAATGGATTATTTTTAAATATCATACTTGTGCTGTGTATTCTGGTCTTCCTTGGCTGCGGCGGTTATCTGGGTATCTATTTTTATACGAATTATAAAGCGGAGACAGCGTTTTCGGCTATTAAGGAAACGGTAGAAGATGGTGACTGCACAGATGATAAAGGAGAACCTGTCTATGTAACAGTACAGAAGAAGCAGGTTTATAAAAAATATGCTTCGGTATATGAGGAGAATCCTGATTTTATCGGTTGGCTCTATATCTATGGAACGAGGATCGATTATCCGGTTATGTATACGCCGAATGATGAGGAGTATTATATTCACAGAAACTTTAATGGAGAATACAGTGCGGCAGGTACTTTATTTGCAGCGGCAAACTGCAGCCCGACAGGTGAAGTATCTGATAATGTTATCCTGTATGGTCACAATATGAAAGCCGGAAGCATGTTTCACGATCTGTTAAAATATGAGGATGAAAATTTCTATAAGGAACATAAGACGATCATTTTTGATACTTTAGATGGACCGGGTACTTATACCGTGATTGCAGCCTTTTATACAAAGGCATATCCGGAAGATGATACAGAGCATTATAATATATATAGTTTTATTAATGCCGAATCGGGAACAGCATTTGATGATTATGTAAGCCGCGCAAAAGTAAATACACCATATACAATAGAAGAAACAGCTTCTTATGGTGATCACCTGCTGACATTATCAACCTGTGCATATCATACAGATAACGGACGGTTTGTAGTCGTTGCAAAGAAGATTGATAACAGCAGCCGATTACAGTAA
- the sigE gene encoding RNA polymerase sporulation sigma factor SigE — translation MINTLANNDFKFSVVSNIMTLLPVSRKDVHYIGGCDVLPAPLEPYEESAMVAGLGNGDDQEIKKILIERNLRLVVYIAKKFDNTGIGVEDLISIGTIGLIKAINTFKCDKNIKLATYASRCIENEILMYLRRNSKLRMEISIDEPLNVDWDGNELLLSDILGTDEDTVYRNMETEMDHSLLETAVSHLSERERTIIELRYGINTINGIERTQKEVADLLGISQSYISRLEKKIIKKLKKEIMKMS, via the coding sequence ATGATAAATACATTAGCAAATAACGATTTTAAATTTTCAGTAGTTTCAAATATTATGACTTTATTACCTGTATCCCGAAAGGATGTCCATTACATAGGCGGCTGTGATGTACTACCGGCTCCTCTTGAACCTTATGAAGAAAGTGCAATGGTTGCAGGTCTTGGAAACGGCGACGATCAAGAAATCAAAAAAATACTGATTGAACGAAATCTCCGTCTTGTAGTTTATATTGCAAAGAAATTTGACAACACCGGAATCGGTGTGGAAGATCTGATCTCGATCGGTACGATTGGTCTGATCAAAGCTATCAATACCTTTAAATGTGATAAAAATATTAAACTGGCAACATACGCCTCCAGATGTATCGAAAATGAAATCCTTATGTATCTGCGCAGAAACAGCAAGCTTCGTATGGAGATATCCATCGACGAACCGCTAAATGTTGACTGGGATGGCAACGAATTACTGTTATCCGATATTCTCGGCACGGATGAGGATACCGTCTATCGAAATATGGAAACCGAGATGGATCATTCTTTATTGGAGACCGCCGTCTCACATCTGTCGGAAAGGGAACGGACTATTATAGAACTGCGCTATGGTATTAATACTATCAATGGGATAGAACGCACCCAGAAAGAGGTGGCCGATCTTTTAGGGATCAGCCAGTCCTATATCTCAAGATTAGAGAAAAAGATAATAAAGAAATTGAAAAAAGAGATTATGAAAATGAGCTGA
- a CDS encoding sigma-E processing peptidase SpoIIGA, whose amino-acid sequence MNYFFNLFIGRKHQTIQANGFMDTGNTLKDISTGKHVVIASPEIMYDLLPRQYHYIVYDYTNGTQSFDRKSALSMPEGIHLVPYRTISSESDLMLAFDCDFFFINNRLIRNRPLIGLSRHTLQISHMSKCILLNSAYLRKVRKNDKYISK is encoded by the coding sequence ATGAACTATTTTTTTAATTTATTTATAGGCAGAAAACATCAGACAATACAGGCAAATGGCTTTATGGATACCGGAAATACCTTAAAAGACATTTCAACAGGAAAACACGTCGTCATTGCATCCCCTGAGATCATGTATGATCTTTTGCCCAGACAATACCATTACATTGTATATGACTACACAAACGGCACCCAGTCTTTCGATCGAAAATCAGCTTTATCAATGCCGGAAGGCATCCATCTGGTTCCATACCGGACAATCAGTTCTGAATCGGACCTAATGCTTGCTTTCGACTGTGATTTCTTCTTTATTAACAATCGGCTGATTCGAAACCGACCATTGATCGGGCTTAGCAGGCATACCTTACAAATCAGTCATATGTCCAAATGCATATTATTAAATTCAGCATATTTGAGAAAGGTAAGAAAAAATGATAAATACATTAGCAAATAA
- a CDS encoding S8 family serine peptidase, with translation MENNIDTQLELAISTRNTYNESEAELYIGYSSEKSTWQLLIRYNDDISDLVERYRMQIYYLLAGYAIIEISEAYLNAFAADPRIIYIDKPKSVEQQVSYAQYASCLSGTFINNYGLDGDGTIFAIIDSGIDYRHNEFVRDGKSRILSFWDQQAVYQDTYANTYKLGRIYTNEELNSILDGSYAGILPSEDRSGHGTQVAAIAAGTNIGVAPQTELLVVKIGSDTASKLPTTLGLILGIDYAIRTGIEMNRPISINLSYGNNYGSHKGDSLLENYINDVSRFAICSISTGTGNDAINRRHQRVILGNTSYRMIDLLVSDYVASFNLQLWKNYNDRFDIVIIAPNGDIILTLSESQNIGTGSYRNTFVKGIYGTPNPYNRNQEIFVSFQGQKNYIDKGQWKVLIHPKQIVSGVIDAYLPIRASLTGNVEFLNPTEFGTLTIPATAEGLITVAAYDQNVDDFAYFSGRGYTANDRIKPDLAAPGVDIYTAYPGNDYSFASGTSMAVPFVSGSACLLMQWGIVNGNDPFLYGEKLKASLIRGAKRIKSAREYPNIYIGWGTLCVENSIR, from the coding sequence ATGGAAAATAATATTGATACGCAATTGGAGCTTGCGATATCGACAAGAAATACATACAACGAGAGCGAGGCAGAGCTGTATATCGGATACAGTTCCGAGAAGAGTACATGGCAGCTTTTGATTCGATATAATGATGATATATCTGATCTGGTGGAACGGTATCGGATGCAGATATATTATCTGTTGGCAGGCTATGCAATTATTGAGATTTCAGAAGCGTATTTGAATGCATTTGCAGCAGATCCCAGAATTATCTATATAGATAAACCGAAAAGTGTGGAACAGCAGGTGTCTTATGCTCAGTATGCATCCTGTCTGTCCGGAACTTTCATCAATAATTACGGCCTGGATGGTGACGGAACAATCTTTGCGATTATTGATTCGGGAATTGATTATAGACATAATGAATTTGTCAGGGATGGAAAAAGCAGAATTTTATCTTTTTGGGATCAGCAGGCGGTATATCAGGATACATATGCAAATACTTATAAGCTGGGACGTATTTATACAAATGAAGAATTGAATTCAATACTGGATGGAAGTTATGCAGGAATTCTTCCATCTGAGGATCGTTCCGGGCACGGAACACAGGTTGCGGCTATTGCGGCCGGTACGAATATTGGCGTTGCTCCTCAGACAGAGCTTTTGGTTGTAAAGATCGGAAGCGATACCGCATCTAAGCTCCCAACTACACTTGGTCTTATCCTTGGAATTGACTATGCAATCCGGACGGGAATCGAAATGAATCGACCGATATCGATAAATCTCAGTTATGGAAATAATTACGGCTCCCATAAAGGTGATTCGCTGCTTGAAAATTATATCAACGATGTGTCCAGATTTGCTATCTGCTCAATATCGACGGGAACAGGAAATGATGCGATCAACCGAAGGCATCAGCGTGTAATTCTCGGAAATACTTCATATCGTATGATTGATCTGCTTGTAAGCGACTATGTAGCTTCATTTAATCTTCAGTTATGGAAAAATTATAATGACCGCTTTGATATTGTGATCATTGCGCCAAACGGAGACATCATACTGACCTTAAGTGAGTCGCAAAACATCGGAACAGGATCCTATCGAAACACTTTTGTAAAAGGAATCTATGGAACGCCAAATCCGTATAACCGTAATCAGGAAATATTTGTATCATTTCAAGGACAGAAAAATTATATAGATAAAGGGCAGTGGAAGGTCTTGATTCACCCGAAGCAAATTGTTAGTGGGGTGATAGATGCCTATCTGCCGATTCGGGCAAGTCTTACAGGAAATGTGGAATTCCTGAATCCAACAGAATTTGGGACACTTACGATTCCCGCTACTGCCGAAGGGTTGATTACGGTAGCGGCTTATGATCAGAATGTGGATGATTTTGCATATTTTTCAGGAAGAGGTTATACGGCAAATGACAGGATCAAACCGGATCTTGCTGCACCCGGTGTGGATATTTACACTGCATATCCGGGAAATGATTATTCCTTTGCATCGGGAACATCTATGGCTGTTCCGTTTGTATCCGGATCTGCATGCTTGCTGATGCAGTGGGGAATTGTAAACGGAAACGATCCGTTTCTGTATGGAGAAAAGCTGAAGGCTTCGTTGATCCGCGGAGCAAAAAGGATAAAATCAGCGAGAGAGTATCCAAACATATATATCGGTTGGGGAACTTTATGTGTAGAAAATTCTATCCGTTAG
- a CDS encoding metal-dependent transcriptional regulator, with protein MLTTNESVENYLETILVLSKKLPVVRSVDISNELGYKKSSISVAMKNLRENNYITMSDAGFISLTDSGKEIAEMIYERHELLSAWLIQLGVDPDIASADACKIEHVISKESFKAIKDHVLSGANH; from the coding sequence ATGTTAACAACGAATGAATCAGTTGAAAACTATCTGGAAACAATATTGGTATTAAGCAAGAAGCTGCCTGTTGTCCGTTCGGTTGATATCTCAAACGAACTTGGTTATAAGAAATCAAGCATCAGTGTTGCTATGAAAAATCTTCGTGAGAACAACTACATAACGATGAGTGATGCAGGTTTTATTTCACTCACCGATTCAGGAAAAGAAATTGCTGAGATGATATATGAACGACATGAGCTTCTCTCTGCCTGGCTTATACAACTTGGTGTTGATCCCGATATTGCATCTGCTGATGCCTGCAAGATCGAGCATGTGATCAGCAAAGAAAGCTTTAAAGCAATTAAAGATCATGTATTAAGCGGAGCCAATCACTAG
- a CDS encoding FeoB-associated Cys-rich membrane protein, with translation MGTIIVAAIIILVCVLAIRSMVKDKKSGKSVQCGGNCNNCHGCH, from the coding sequence ATAGGTACTATTATTGTTGCTGCTATTATTATACTTGTGTGCGTACTTGCGATCCGTTCAATGGTAAAAGATAAAAAATCCGGAAAATCTGTTCAGTGCGGAGGAAACTGTAACAATTGTCACGGATGCCATTAG